In Pseudoalteromonas xiamenensis, the following are encoded in one genomic region:
- a CDS encoding DUF3530 family protein: MHRKVSKIVAPKYQPSFGVILGLMMTLLLAASLPSWAEVPAHIMPVPWTEQLEQDIATKLPAEERKSYTTEEDETFSVLYLPYMAAVKRGIVILLPDWRQSPTSMSGFSYLRNALTDDGFDTYAVVVPEINWQADLAKLDEAEADKSKQDKPVELISEAVIDDYKKRLFARFSKVYENLAMRSDEQLIVIAQGTSAGVLAEYFAKMPSLRVNAFVSVSAMIPNSGRNKHLPATLSLVGPALLDVFYSTDTPLVTQTVQDRNRWDSSQC, translated from the coding sequence ATGCACCGCAAAGTCTCCAAAATAGTCGCTCCCAAATATCAACCCAGTTTTGGTGTGATTCTAGGATTGATGATGACTTTGTTACTCGCGGCAAGTTTACCGAGTTGGGCAGAAGTTCCTGCACACATTATGCCTGTGCCTTGGACTGAACAGCTCGAGCAGGATATTGCAACAAAGCTACCTGCGGAAGAGCGAAAATCCTATACCACAGAGGAAGATGAAACCTTTTCGGTACTTTATCTTCCCTACATGGCTGCGGTTAAACGGGGCATTGTTATTTTACTTCCTGACTGGCGACAAAGTCCTACATCGATGAGTGGTTTTAGTTATTTGCGTAATGCCTTAACTGATGATGGCTTTGATACCTATGCGGTTGTGGTACCTGAAATCAATTGGCAAGCTGACTTAGCAAAACTCGATGAGGCCGAAGCTGATAAGTCCAAACAGGATAAGCCTGTCGAATTGATTTCAGAAGCCGTCATTGATGACTACAAAAAACGTCTCTTTGCACGCTTTAGTAAAGTATATGAAAACTTAGCAATGCGCTCAGATGAACAACTCATTGTCATCGCCCAAGGCACGAGCGCGGGTGTGTTGGCGGAATATTTTGCTAAAATGCCCTCTCTACGCGTCAATGCGTTCGTTTCTGTCAGCGCAATGATCCCAAATTCAGGTCGCAACAAACATCTTCCCGCAACATTGTCTTTGGTCGGCCCTGCGTTGCTTGATGTGTTTTATTCTACGGACACACCACTTGTGACACAGACCGTTCAAGACCGGAATCGTTGGGACTCGTCGCAATGCTAA
- a CDS encoding aminoglycoside phosphotransferase family protein, whose amino-acid sequence MTDLDCTIQHFLLHRAALNDFDCEPITGDASFRQYWRVSTPSSQYVLMVSNPALVDPTPFIELNQAFQLSGLRVPNIVAKDLSLGYVLLEDLGNVHLANRLNEPNRIEHYKALIDLLPLVAKTPNHPAMRPYNDEFVAMEMGIFKEWLVEKMLGVEMSASQQTAWNQLVNWIVQEFNAQPKVTMHRDFHSRNVMSINNEWAIIDYQDAVQGPLCYDLVSLLRDCYVKLPDNESRYLTQLRVRDTAKSKRGRHVNL is encoded by the coding sequence ATGACAGACTTAGATTGCACAATACAACATTTTTTATTACATCGCGCCGCGCTTAACGATTTTGATTGTGAGCCTATTACTGGTGACGCTAGTTTTCGACAATATTGGCGAGTCTCAACGCCATCGAGTCAATACGTTTTAATGGTTAGCAATCCTGCGCTAGTCGATCCAACCCCTTTTATTGAATTGAATCAGGCATTTCAATTATCAGGTTTACGTGTTCCAAACATTGTAGCGAAAGACCTGTCACTCGGGTATGTACTTTTAGAAGATTTGGGCAATGTTCACCTGGCGAACAGATTGAATGAGCCGAATCGTATTGAACACTACAAAGCACTGATTGATTTATTGCCATTGGTTGCGAAAACCCCAAATCACCCTGCTATGAGACCATACAACGACGAATTTGTTGCAATGGAAATGGGGATTTTCAAAGAGTGGCTTGTAGAAAAAATGTTGGGAGTTGAGATGTCTGCAAGTCAACAAACGGCTTGGAATCAACTAGTTAACTGGATAGTTCAGGAGTTTAATGCACAACCTAAAGTGACGATGCATCGTGATTTCCACAGTCGTAACGTCATGAGCATTAATAATGAATGGGCAATCATCGACTATCAGGATGCTGTACAAGGCCCTCTTTGCTATGACTTAGTCTCGCTCCTTAGAGATTGTTACGTGAAACTGCCTGACAACGAGTCTCGGTACCTTACTCAATTACGGGTTCGAGACACTGCAAAAAGCAAACGTGGCAGGCACGTTAACCTTTGA
- a CDS encoding PAS domain S-box protein, giving the protein MHFTPLKHYKRAIIVAVLLPVVVAAILCLHLYQLKLERAYQSRVDAMLVVDNLIEAQLDRAKNVFDSIESTVSKPLSYAFKDSHFEAVSQFENYYYQSLNNDLGEVVGTGAFNAAPMSRQYWFSLYTLGPVFTSALSLSPNLEAIAYVNEQGMAFVKRRDKSSSELLTRLINHELRPDFSQGLIAGSHVVNINKHAYFALGKLRLSDESGYLLLIYDLTQLSHWMEQRSVVEGELRLYNQYNEQLASSWPSSEQPLVWPSTEANSGSWFGGIFLTRTKARPINVAYFEPESMFKSVIRYEQLLEFGFLSLFLLLTALGLFWLSLRLFIKPVEQFVSYLVSQDVAATDPNYSIPRAWLPWFRRIKRVVAQKQSLLTRISESNVELDQMLRMQTRALERSLEAKDRQTSLLNTMLDSVPDLIYFKNIDSSFLGCNRAFESFIGFSRNDLVGRTHDEVTDKYLELLDLEKDFLVHNEVKEPQIDVRRKSLRSAPVAILSRTKNSRFNDGVTRHHRNRQHAECAQAIGV; this is encoded by the coding sequence ATGCACTTCACGCCTCTTAAACATTACAAGCGGGCAATCATCGTGGCGGTGCTTTTACCTGTCGTTGTGGCGGCCATCCTTTGTTTACACCTTTACCAGCTTAAACTTGAACGGGCTTATCAATCTCGCGTTGATGCCATGTTAGTGGTCGATAATCTTATTGAGGCTCAGCTAGACCGAGCAAAGAATGTTTTCGACAGTATCGAATCGACCGTTTCAAAACCGCTGAGTTATGCATTTAAAGACAGCCATTTTGAAGCAGTATCGCAATTTGAAAACTATTACTATCAATCATTAAATAATGACCTTGGTGAAGTCGTTGGCACAGGGGCATTTAATGCTGCGCCTATGTCTCGTCAATATTGGTTTTCACTCTATACACTTGGACCGGTGTTCACCAGCGCATTGTCATTAAGTCCTAATTTAGAAGCGATTGCCTATGTGAATGAACAGGGCATGGCGTTTGTGAAACGGCGTGATAAAAGCAGCAGTGAATTGTTAACTCGCCTGATCAATCACGAGTTACGTCCTGATTTTTCACAGGGACTTATCGCAGGAAGCCACGTCGTTAACATCAATAAACATGCCTATTTTGCATTGGGCAAGCTGCGATTGAGCGACGAATCAGGTTATTTATTACTTATCTATGATTTAACCCAACTAAGTCATTGGATGGAGCAGCGCTCAGTCGTTGAAGGTGAACTTCGTTTATACAATCAATATAACGAGCAACTAGCAAGTTCATGGCCTTCAAGTGAACAGCCTTTAGTTTGGCCAAGTACAGAGGCCAATTCTGGTTCTTGGTTTGGCGGGATATTCTTAACGCGCACAAAAGCTCGTCCTATCAACGTCGCTTACTTTGAGCCAGAATCGATGTTTAAGTCAGTTATTCGCTATGAACAATTGCTTGAGTTTGGTTTTTTGAGTCTCTTTTTATTATTAACTGCGCTTGGGCTTTTTTGGTTGAGTTTACGATTATTTATAAAGCCCGTTGAGCAATTTGTGAGCTACTTGGTGAGTCAAGATGTGGCTGCAACCGATCCAAATTACAGTATCCCACGCGCGTGGTTGCCTTGGTTTCGTCGTATTAAACGAGTGGTTGCACAAAAGCAGTCGTTATTGACTCGAATCTCAGAAAGTAACGTTGAACTTGATCAAATGCTTCGTATGCAAACACGAGCACTAGAACGTAGCTTAGAGGCGAAAGACAGACAAACATCGCTGCTGAATACTATGCTCGATAGTGTGCCCGATTTAATCTATTTTAAGAACATCGACAGTTCTTTTCTTGGTTGTAATCGCGCCTTTGAATCGTTTATTGGTTTCAGTCGTAATGATTTGGTCGGGCGAACGCATGACGAAGTCACGGATAAATATCTTGAGTTACTGGATTTGGAGAAAGACTTCTTAGTACATAATGAAGTAAAAGAGCCTCAAATTGACGTTCGCCGAAAAAGTCTTCGAAGTGCGCCTGTCGCCATTTTATCACGAACAAAAAATTCTCGGTTCAATGACGGTGTTACGCGACATCACAGAAATAGACAACATGCTGAATGCGCTCAAGCAATCGGAGTCTAA
- the djlA gene encoding co-chaperone DjlA, with protein MWGKLLGTCFGFMFGRFIGAALGFYLGHMFDKSLKQDFDKVGGFQGFSKGEELHERQALFFSSCFAVMGHIAKSNGRVSEVHIQAATAFMDEMQLFGEDRKEAQRAFTAGKESDFSLKESVRDVREAFGRRFDLLQLFLEIQIQMAYSDGHLAEHEQVLLQQVSKHLGISQTHYLFIIKRYQAEFQFRQQRQSEHSRRQQQSSQHRHQQSHSRANSSEHTQAVSRTSALAVLGLESTANEKEIKKAYRKLMSQHHPDKLVSQGLPPHMMELAKKKSQEIQAAYEYLKKGG; from the coding sequence ATGTGGGGAAAACTATTAGGCACGTGTTTTGGTTTTATGTTTGGCCGCTTTATTGGCGCTGCACTTGGATTTTATCTCGGCCATATGTTCGACAAAAGCCTCAAACAAGACTTTGATAAAGTTGGTGGTTTTCAGGGGTTTTCAAAAGGCGAAGAGTTGCATGAACGTCAGGCACTTTTTTTCTCCAGTTGTTTTGCTGTAATGGGGCATATTGCTAAATCTAATGGCCGCGTCAGTGAAGTGCATATTCAAGCGGCAACAGCGTTTATGGACGAAATGCAGTTATTTGGCGAAGACCGCAAAGAAGCGCAGCGCGCCTTCACTGCGGGAAAAGAGTCTGATTTTTCACTTAAAGAATCGGTTCGTGATGTTCGCGAAGCCTTTGGTCGTCGGTTTGATTTATTGCAGCTTTTTCTTGAAATTCAAATTCAGATGGCCTACAGCGATGGGCATTTGGCCGAACATGAACAAGTGTTATTACAACAAGTAAGTAAGCACTTAGGTATCTCACAAACGCATTATTTGTTTATCATTAAACGCTATCAGGCCGAATTTCAGTTCCGTCAGCAACGCCAATCGGAACACTCGAGAAGACAACAACAATCAAGCCAACATCGTCATCAGCAGTCACATTCTCGCGCCAATTCGTCTGAGCATACCCAAGCCGTTTCTCGAACCAGTGCATTAGCGGTTTTAGGCCTTGAAAGCACGGCGAACGAAAAAGAAATCAAAAAAGCGTACCGAAAATTGATGTCGCAACACCACCCAGACAAACTGGTCTCACAAGGTTTGCCGCCACACATGATGGAATTAGCGAAAAAGAAGAGTCAAGAGATCCAAGCTGCCTACGAATACCTAAAAAAAGGCGGTTAG
- a CDS encoding ABC transporter permease, which produces MYLALWSPALFNFGVNVAQDKENGCLALKKLSPMPSIAYVLAKSSTALCFSAVITLLLFSLGLLFAEVSLSLSQWLQLFCIALLGTLPFCLLGLFLGLSVPSKGAPATVNLVYLPMSLCSGLWMPINLFPEFLQHFAWIFPSFHLSQLGLEVIDASQGYPAPWHIGYLVVFSLLFVFLTSKQMQKQ; this is translated from the coding sequence GTGTATTTGGCATTATGGAGTCCTGCGCTATTTAACTTTGGGGTCAACGTAGCTCAAGATAAAGAAAACGGCTGTCTTGCTCTTAAAAAACTTTCGCCTATGCCATCGATTGCTTACGTACTGGCAAAAAGCTCAACGGCACTTTGCTTTTCCGCCGTCATAACACTTTTGCTATTTTCATTAGGTTTGTTATTTGCCGAGGTATCTTTATCACTTTCGCAATGGTTGCAGTTATTCTGTATCGCACTTTTAGGAACTTTACCCTTCTGTTTGCTTGGCTTGTTTCTTGGTTTGTCCGTCCCCTCCAAAGGTGCTCCGGCAACGGTAAACCTTGTCTACCTGCCGATGAGCTTGTGCTCTGGACTATGGATGCCAATAAATCTATTTCCAGAGTTTCTGCAACATTTTGCGTGGATCTTTCCAAGCTTTCATTTATCTCAATTAGGACTTGAGGTTATCGACGCAAGTCAAGGGTATCCCGCTCCTTGGCACATTGGCTATCTCGTTGTTTTTAGCTTGCTCTTTGTTTTTCTGACGTCCAAACAAATGCAAAAACAGTAG
- a CDS encoding helix-turn-helix domain-containing protein: protein MILKQLRISRHLSQEQLAEISGLNVRTFQRIENGANASVESLKCLAAALDVSVDTLTQESLLLDRKSDTWKALPLLLKLWFAWNYLQFRPRRVTAVRVEVVCHLFGFVFCILGLFSEAALVGGLLLLASGYLYSLLKWQGDKYGIWYDEITDVGI, encoded by the coding sequence ATGATCTTAAAACAATTGAGGATCAGTCGTCATTTGTCACAAGAACAGTTGGCAGAAATATCAGGGTTGAACGTAAGAACCTTCCAACGTATTGAAAATGGCGCCAATGCCAGTGTTGAATCATTAAAATGCCTCGCAGCGGCGCTGGATGTAAGTGTTGACACCCTGACTCAGGAGTCGCTTTTACTGGACAGAAAATCAGATACGTGGAAAGCATTACCGCTGCTACTTAAGCTCTGGTTTGCTTGGAATTATCTCCAGTTTCGGCCACGTCGTGTTACCGCGGTAAGAGTCGAGGTGGTTTGCCATCTATTTGGTTTTGTTTTTTGCATTCTTGGCCTTTTTAGTGAAGCCGCGCTCGTTGGCGGATTGTTACTATTGGCATCGGGATATTTGTACTCGTTGTTAAAATGGCAAGGAGACAAATATGGTATTTGGTACGACGAAATTACCGACGTCGGGATTTAG
- a CDS encoding PhoH family protein, with protein MGKANDNDNKMYVLDTNVLLHDPLAFLSFQEHDVVIPMTVLEELDHIKDGKRDVSRDARVAIRALDEVLKDASPEQMLEGVRLPSHKRVDGKPSKVGQLIVVNDHLYPDSISGLPGNENDHRIINCAVRMQKQHTSTKVVLVTKDINMRLKAKGAGLSYVEDYRTDQLIDDIKLLSTGFKRFQGDFWASVGDCQTEQNGRDTYHHVPKSLLPDVFCNEYLVDDTEHFAARVTGYDEEHITIKDLGVERLLHQMAWGVKPKNVYQGMALDALLDPNIELVVLTGPAGCGKTLLALASALEMIIEKRIYDKVIVTRNTPEIAESIGFLPGTEEEKMAPWLAAITDTLEVLHKNDESPATSRNYIMEKANIQFKSVNFMRGRSIQNAVVILDESQNLTASQLKTIITRCGEGTKLICTGNLAQIDSNYLTPLTSGLTYIVERFKDFEGSATINLNGVVRSRLASFAEENL; from the coding sequence ATGGGAAAAGCCAACGATAACGACAATAAAATGTACGTGCTCGACACCAACGTACTACTCCACGACCCTCTCGCCTTTCTCTCCTTCCAAGAACACGATGTTGTTATACCGATGACTGTACTTGAGGAGCTTGATCATATTAAAGATGGAAAGCGAGATGTAAGTCGTGATGCGAGAGTGGCAATACGGGCGCTTGATGAAGTGTTAAAAGACGCGTCACCCGAGCAAATGTTAGAAGGGGTAAGGCTACCGTCTCATAAACGGGTTGATGGGAAACCGTCGAAAGTAGGCCAGCTTATTGTAGTAAACGACCATTTATATCCTGACAGCATCTCCGGTCTGCCGGGCAATGAAAATGATCATCGCATCATCAATTGTGCGGTGAGAATGCAAAAACAGCACACCTCAACCAAAGTAGTCTTAGTAACGAAAGACATTAATATGCGCCTAAAGGCGAAAGGTGCCGGTCTTAGCTATGTAGAAGATTACCGTACCGACCAACTTATTGATGACATCAAATTATTGAGCACGGGCTTTAAACGCTTTCAAGGAGACTTTTGGGCAAGCGTTGGCGATTGCCAAACAGAACAAAATGGCCGCGATACCTATCACCACGTTCCTAAGTCACTATTACCGGATGTATTTTGTAATGAATACTTAGTGGATGACACAGAACATTTTGCGGCGCGAGTGACTGGTTACGATGAAGAACACATCACCATTAAAGATTTGGGTGTTGAGCGTTTACTACATCAAATGGCATGGGGTGTAAAACCCAAAAACGTATATCAGGGGATGGCGTTGGATGCATTGCTTGACCCAAACATTGAGCTGGTGGTTTTAACGGGTCCTGCGGGTTGTGGTAAAACCTTACTTGCACTTGCAAGCGCACTTGAAATGATCATTGAAAAACGGATATACGACAAAGTGATTGTGACGCGTAATACGCCTGAAATTGCCGAAAGTATCGGTTTTCTTCCAGGTACTGAAGAAGAGAAAATGGCACCGTGGCTTGCTGCAATAACAGATACGCTAGAAGTACTTCATAAAAACGATGAAAGTCCGGCAACCAGCCGAAATTACATTATGGAAAAGGCAAACATTCAATTCAAATCCGTGAATTTTATGCGTGGTCGAAGCATACAAAATGCGGTTGTCATTTTGGATGAAAGTCAAAATCTAACCGCGTCTCAGTTGAAGACCATCATTACGCGATGCGGTGAAGGAACGAAACTGATTTGTACAGGAAACTTGGCGCAAATTGACAGTAACTACCTTACACCACTTACCTCCGGTCTAACCTACATCGTCGAACGATTTAAAGATTTCGAAGGCAGCGCAACGATCAATCTCAATGGCGTGGTACGCAGCCGGTTGGCATCGTTTGCCGAAGAAAACTTATAA
- the murU gene encoding N-acetylmuramate alpha-1-phosphate uridylyltransferase MurU gives MKAMILAAGRGKRMMPLTETMPKPMLQVAGIPLLQYHIERCKKAGVTDIVINLAWQGDKIQTYFGDGSAFGVSIIYSQEPEQGLETAGGIVHALPLLANASNSFIVLNGDIFTDYDLHAMTQLELMAGEAHLVLVENPLHHPEGDFRLANQPFNESKYTFSGIARYHVDFFKNVEPGFVPLGPILRAQFTQGSISTELYLGCWEDVGTPERLAKINEEIGQ, from the coding sequence ATGAAGGCAATGATCTTGGCCGCAGGGCGCGGAAAACGGATGATGCCGTTAACTGAAACCATGCCAAAACCGATGTTGCAGGTAGCAGGGATCCCACTTTTACAGTATCACATTGAGCGATGTAAAAAAGCGGGTGTGACAGACATCGTGATTAATCTTGCGTGGCAAGGTGATAAAATTCAGACGTATTTTGGTGATGGTTCAGCGTTCGGCGTGTCTATCATTTACAGTCAAGAGCCTGAGCAAGGATTGGAAACCGCTGGCGGTATTGTGCATGCTTTACCACTACTTGCGAACGCTTCTAATAGCTTTATCGTGTTGAATGGCGATATTTTTACTGACTATGATTTACACGCCATGACTCAGTTGGAGTTGATGGCAGGCGAAGCGCACCTTGTTTTAGTCGAGAATCCATTACATCATCCTGAAGGCGATTTTCGGCTTGCCAATCAACCATTCAATGAAAGTAAATACACTTTTTCAGGGATAGCCCGTTATCACGTTGATTTTTTTAAAAACGTGGAACCAGGCTTTGTTCCTTTAGGTCCTATTTTACGAGCGCAGTTCACACAGGGGTCGATTTCGACCGAATTGTATTTAGGGTGTTGGGAAGATGTAGGTACGCCAGAGCGCTTGGCAAAAATTAATGAGGAAATAGGGCAGTAG
- the rluA gene encoding bifunctional tRNA pseudouridine(32) synthase/23S rRNA pseudouridine(746) synthase RluA — MLLHYHPPLDPYLSFLYQDDDILIIDKPNGLLTVPGKDPAHSDSAITRVNRVFPSARIVHRLDMATSGILCIAMNKAAHRDLSIQFQDRKTAKRYVARVLGHIKDEQGSVEEPLICDWPNRPKQKICYETGKPSLTHWQVIEREENATRVALTPITGRSHQLRVHMQSIGHPILGDKFYATPEGLAQAPRLQLHAEMLQIAHPVTKELLTFTCCAPF; from the coding sequence GTGTTACTGCACTATCACCCACCATTGGATCCTTACTTATCTTTCTTATACCAAGATGACGACATCTTGATCATTGATAAGCCCAATGGACTTCTGACGGTGCCGGGGAAAGATCCTGCACACTCGGATAGTGCGATTACTCGCGTAAACCGCGTTTTTCCATCCGCAAGAATTGTTCACCGCTTAGATATGGCAACCTCTGGGATTTTATGTATTGCAATGAACAAGGCCGCACATCGTGATTTAAGCATACAATTCCAAGACCGAAAAACCGCCAAGCGATACGTTGCTCGAGTGCTTGGTCACATCAAAGATGAGCAAGGTTCTGTTGAAGAACCTTTGATTTGCGATTGGCCAAATCGACCGAAGCAAAAAATTTGTTATGAAACGGGAAAACCTTCACTGACTCATTGGCAAGTAATTGAGCGCGAAGAAAATGCTACCCGAGTCGCTTTGACTCCGATTACTGGTCGGTCACACCAACTTCGCGTGCACATGCAATCGATTGGGCACCCTATTTTGGGCGATAAATTTTATGCAACGCCCGAAGGATTAGCTCAGGCTCCAAGGCTGCAACTTCATGCTGAAATGTTGCAAATCGCTCACCCAGTTACTAAGGAACTTTTGACCTTTACTTGTTGTGCTCCATTCTAG
- a CDS encoding PAS domain-containing sensor histidine kinase yields the protein MTVLRDITEIDNMLNALKQSESKFRAAIEFAANAVLLIAIDGTIIELNKAAKRFFSNQNPELGKPLSQLFMEKDYPRIADMFSELLQEHKKVLHVTVEQSAPYSHLQLSGSLVWDAAHQPQYFVLNVQNITALTNARLAAERATLAKSRFIANISHEIRTPLNAILGLSELIRARTQDAQTSDSASKIDHAAKQLLGMLNSILDFAKVESQKGRLIEEPFLLMDLVDTCKTLTEVQCQRKGLQFDYVVDREINPTLKGDPSKLKQVLLNLLSNAVKFTESGNVALKLKLVGQSQEHQRIEFSVEDTGIGIKAEEQEKLFDAFTQGDDSSARQYDGIGLGTRDCEA from the coding sequence ATGACGGTGTTACGCGACATCACAGAAATAGACAACATGCTGAATGCGCTCAAGCAATCGGAGTCTAAGTTCCGAGCAGCCATTGAATTTGCCGCCAATGCTGTCTTACTTATTGCGATTGATGGCACGATTATCGAGTTGAACAAAGCTGCAAAACGATTTTTCTCAAATCAGAATCCTGAACTCGGTAAGCCGCTCTCGCAATTATTTATGGAAAAAGATTATCCCCGAATTGCGGATATGTTCAGTGAATTGCTACAAGAACATAAGAAAGTGTTGCACGTTACAGTCGAGCAATCCGCGCCTTACAGTCATTTGCAACTGAGTGGTTCGCTTGTTTGGGATGCTGCACATCAACCACAATATTTCGTTCTTAACGTCCAAAATATTACGGCTTTGACGAATGCGCGCTTAGCCGCCGAACGGGCAACACTGGCAAAAAGTCGTTTTATTGCCAACATTAGCCATGAAATACGCACTCCGCTGAATGCAATTTTAGGACTTTCTGAGCTTATTCGTGCACGTACTCAAGATGCGCAAACCAGTGACAGCGCAAGCAAAATTGACCATGCAGCTAAACAACTCCTAGGCATGCTAAATAGTATTCTAGATTTTGCAAAAGTAGAGAGTCAAAAAGGACGACTAATCGAAGAACCGTTCTTGTTGATGGATTTGGTCGACACCTGCAAAACGCTGACTGAGGTTCAATGTCAGCGAAAGGGCTTACAATTTGACTACGTTGTGGACAGAGAAATCAACCCGACCTTGAAAGGCGACCCTAGCAAGTTAAAGCAAGTGCTTTTGAATTTGCTGAGTAACGCAGTGAAGTTCACTGAATCTGGGAATGTCGCCCTTAAGCTTAAGCTTGTTGGGCAATCACAAGAACATCAACGTATTGAGTTTTCAGTTGAAGACACTGGAATCGGCATAAAAGCTGAAGAGCAAGAAAAGCTTTTTGACGCGTTTACTCAAGGCGATGATTCGAGTGCAAGGCAGTATGATGGTATTGGACTTGGGACTCGCGATTGTGAAGCATGA
- a CDS encoding ABC transporter ATP-binding protein: MSNPIIQVQDLCFSRGNKPILSYLNLSVSRGECIAILGPNGAGKSTFIDLLLGRLAPSSGNIQVLGAAPSHRKNKDKLGVMLQTATLPGNTLVKEFIQLFRSYYQNPISHAQALQYSGLQEAQHQRFSELSGGQKQRLLFTLAVLGNPELIFLDEPSLAMDALMRREMWSLIHALKQAGKTIILTTHYLEEADALADKLVILKQGQFIATGSPQELKHQNHSVAVQFTTTTPANIVASILDNVDFNIHEHQVQFQHESPEAHSEKAVFSGYRHPVIASHPKITRRNLFAINRGARSMNITQFNTLMPFWLEAKFDFLSVLRAPGFVLPSLLFPCVFYIFFGIIFNHGSASSYLMVNYCVFGIMESCAI, encoded by the coding sequence ATGAGCAACCCCATAATTCAGGTTCAAGACCTCTGTTTTAGCCGAGGAAATAAGCCAATTTTGAGCTATTTAAATCTATCGGTCTCACGTGGTGAATGTATCGCCATACTCGGACCTAATGGTGCAGGGAAATCAACGTTTATCGACTTGTTACTCGGGCGTCTCGCTCCAAGCTCTGGTAATATTCAGGTACTTGGTGCAGCTCCCTCTCATCGGAAAAACAAAGACAAGCTGGGTGTTATGCTGCAAACCGCGACCTTACCAGGGAACACTCTGGTGAAGGAGTTCATCCAACTTTTCCGATCCTATTACCAGAATCCAATTAGTCACGCTCAAGCATTGCAATACAGCGGATTGCAAGAGGCCCAACACCAACGCTTTAGTGAGCTTTCCGGAGGCCAAAAACAACGCTTACTGTTTACCTTAGCTGTACTTGGCAATCCTGAACTCATTTTTCTCGACGAGCCTAGTCTCGCTATGGATGCATTGATGCGACGAGAAATGTGGTCACTGATACACGCGCTAAAACAAGCCGGTAAAACCATTATTCTCACCACGCATTATTTGGAGGAAGCCGATGCACTCGCCGATAAACTCGTGATCTTGAAACAAGGACAATTTATCGCAACAGGAAGCCCTCAAGAGCTTAAACACCAAAACCATAGCGTAGCGGTGCAATTCACAACCACGACGCCAGCTAACATAGTTGCCAGTATTCTCGACAATGTCGATTTCAATATCCACGAACATCAGGTGCAATTCCAACACGAATCACCTGAAGCTCATTCTGAAAAAGCTGTTTTTAGCGGGTATCGACATCCAGTCATTGCAAGTCACCCAAAAATCACTCGAAGAAACCTTTTTGCAATTAACCGAGGAGCGCGCAGCATGAACATTACTCAATTCAACACATTGATGCCTTTTTGGCTCGAAGCAAAATTCGACTTTTTGAGCGTATTACGTGCGCCTGGGTTTGTGCTCCCCTCGTTGTTGTTTCCCTGCGTCTTTTATATTTTTTTTGGGATTATTTTTAATCATGGAAGTGCCAGCAGTTACCTAATGGTGAACTACTGTGTATTTGGCATTATGGAGTCCTGCGCTATTTAA